The sequence GATAGGTAGCTGCATGTGTCCTGGATAGTAAAGGGTCTATCATCAATTTCTCGTCAAATTGCCCAGGCACTGCACCTATCCATTATTTGGCTAGACTCGGAGCACATAGTAAGAAATTTGAAGTTTTTATTAAACCAGCAAGATCCAGTAGGTGGTCGGGTAGGATTCCATCATAGATGGTCAAATAGGTACATGTAGGTACTCCAGACATCGATAATTAATTTGTCGTACCCATTCCACCAATATACTGGATAGTGGATATTGATGTCGTGCAGCGACACCTTTCTTAGGTATACGGTACCTACTTAATTTTAAACTTGTCGACTGCTCGCTCTGTTCCCATTGGAACCAGTAGGTAGCAACTGATAGATATCCATGTGGTATACCTATGTAAGCAAGGGCTTGGTTCTGCTCTTCTCCGCTGAAAAAGCCACTTTTTCATTTCAAAACCAAGGACGGGCTTCAACAAAGGAGGTTCCAGAAATACATAGCGATCAAGTGCCCGGATAAGTTCTGCGTATGCGGTTTGTCTACTATGTCTGGATAGAACGTGGTTATCTCTGCACTTGAGGTTACAAGGTAGGTGGGTAAGGGGATAAGGTTACTATGGATAATCTTGAATTTATATACACGCCCGGATGGATCTGAGTAGGCGGGCTCATAAGATTCTGGTAGCCTGACCTTCCAAGCTAGCTCTATAATGAATGGAGCGACACGATTTACCACATGAAACTTCCTGAGCATGACCGGTAAAATATAAGGTGCACTTCCATGGTGTCGCACCAGTCAAGGACAAACGACGATGAAAAGTGACGATTCAATTTCGAGAGGATGAACCTCAAAAGGACCAGGTCCGACCTGGGGAAGACAGGATGAGATGGCATTACGTAAGGTATTCCGAAAAGTTACGCGTGCTTCAAAGTATACAGGGACGAGGAGAGAAACCTAGAAATCTAGAAGCAGAGTACATGAATGCCATTCTAAACAGGGATTACAATCAGCCATGGACGTGGCTAACCCACGACGGAGGGCATGATTTGAACAGGTTGAGAAATGCATTCATGGGTATCTGCAGGAAAGGGGTAATAAAGTGGCAATAACAGGGTAGTATATCAACAGCCTGATGCCAAAGGGAAGTCGTAAGAATAATTcgttgttttctttttgggtggGTCAGAATGGGAATTTTGTCACGAAAAAGGGGCCGAAGAGCTCCTTTCACCACCCATCTCTAGctaaaagaaaagaaaacactTTTGGCCGTCGAGGTCGTCCGGAGCCGGAAACGCCTTTCCGTTTTCCCATCCAAGACTTTTTCAAAGAGCACTTTGGCAAAACCGATCACGTCAAGACAAAACCAAGTCATCCCGGAAAGGGTGAACTTAGACCTTGATGGCGGACTCAAcagccttgcgcttcttctcctggcGGGCGTTGGCCTTGGCACCCATGATACCACCACCCCAGTGACGGCGGGCATCCTCGTACTTGTCGGTGTAACCCTCCTTGATGGCAGAGAGGAGCTTGGAGAACTCAGCCTTGTCCTCAGCGCGGACCTCGGTCAGAGCAAGAACAGCAGAGGTCTGAGGAAAATGAGTTAGTttctggaaaaaaagaaacatgctgatcaagattgatgagataCATACCTTCTTGTGGACAACGGTACCGAGACGGGCCTTGCCCTTGACGATGGCGTAGGGGACACCCATCTTGCGGCAGAGGGCGGGGAGGAAGACAACCAACTCAATGGGGTCAACGTCGTGGGCAATGAGGACAAGGGAAGCCTTCTTGTTCTCAACGAGACCAACAACGTGGTTGAGACCGTACTTGACGTGGTAGGGCTTCTTGGAGAcatcctccttcttcttgccctcggAGACAGCGGTAGCCTCCTGGACGAGAcgctccttcttctcggcct comes from Penicillium oxalicum strain HP7-1 chromosome I, whole genome shotgun sequence and encodes:
- a CDS encoding 60S ribosomal protein L8-B, with the protein product MPPKSGKKTAAMPYPQGKAGSSKKAAKNPLIEKRSRNFGIGQDVQPKRNLSRFVKWPEYVRLQRQKKILNMRLKVPPSIAQFQNTLDRNTAAQTFKLLAKYRPETKAEKKERLVQEATAVSEGKKKEDVSKKPYHVKYGLNHVVGLVENKKASLVLIAHDVDPIELVVFLPALCRKMGVPYAIVKGKARLGTVVHKKTSAVLALTEVRAEDKAEFSKLLSAIKEGYTDKYEDARRHWGGGIMGAKANARQEKKRKAVESAIKV